The following proteins are encoded in a genomic region of Phalacrocorax carbo chromosome 2, bPhaCar2.1, whole genome shotgun sequence:
- the LOC104053484 gene encoding serpin B4, whose amino-acid sequence MCSLSAANGKFCLDFFRELSKRKRNENIFFSPLSLSAAFGMVVLGARGNTLKQIEKREAALHPQVQLCTGKLKPTKKLLVSCLKCEEAGGVHSQFQALLAAVSEPRPGCSLTIANRLFGEITYPFFQQYLDSTKKFYRAELEAVNFKYTEEEAREKINFWVESETKGKIKDLFAAGFIDPSTVLVLVNAIYFKGQWAVEFKKEDTKETYFRLNKNEKRTVQMMFQEGYFNMAFIDEMKMKVIELPYFDNELSMFILLPEVACEDFTGLEQLECTLTYEKLAGWTSSARMQQLRVKVYLPQFKMEESYVLNKTLQEMGVMHVFDWGKADLSGISRKDGLVVSKAIQKSFVEVNEEGTEAADAMRLVAVPLCCPVSYEFRADHPFIFFIRHNPTNTILFFGRYSSP is encoded by the exons ATGTGCTCTCTCAGCGCAGCCAATGGCAAGTTCTGTCTTGACTTTTTCAGAGAgctgagcaaaagaaaaagaaatgagaacatCTTCTTCTCCCCGCTAAGTCTCTCAGCTGCCTTTGGGATGGTTGTCCTTGGAGCCAGGGGTAACACACTGAAACAGATTGAGAAG AGGGAGGCTGCACTTCACCCTCAGGTCCAGCTTTGCACAGGGAAGCTCAAGCCTACTAAGAAACTTCTGGTTTCCTGTTTGAAGTGTGAAGAAGCTGGAGGAGTCCATTCCCAGTTCCAGGCTCTGTTAGCTGCAGTCAGTGAACCCAGACCAGGCTGCTCTCTGACCATTGCCAACAGGCTTTTTGGAGAAATTACGTATCCATTCTTCCAG CAATACCTGGATTCCACAAAGAAATTCTATCGAGCAGAACTCGAAGCAGTCAATTTTAAATACACTGAAGAAGAAGCCAGGGAGAAGATTAACTTCTGGGTGGAAAGTGAGACAAAAG gtaaaatcAAAGACCTATTTGCTGCTGGGTTTATTGATCCCTCCACTGTACTTGTCCTGGTCAAtgctatatattttaaaggacAGTGGGCAGTAGAATTTAAGAAAGAAGACACTAAGGAAACATATTTCCGACTGAACAAG AATGAGAAAAGGACAGTGCAGATGATGTTTCAAGAAGGTTATTTTAACATGGCCTTCAtagatgaaatgaaaatgaaagtgatAGAGCTCCCGTACTTTGACAATGAACTGAGCATGTTCATTCTTCTTCCTGAAGTTGCCTGTGAGGACTTTACTGGCCTAGAACAG CTTGAATGCACACTCACGTATGAAAAACTAGCAGGATGGACCAGCTCAGCTAGGATGCAGCAGCTGAGAGTGAAGGTGTACCTGCCCCAGTTCAAGATGGAGGAAAGTTACGTTCTCAACAAAACTCTCCAGGAGATGGGAGTGATGCATGTTTTTGACTGGGGAAAAGCTGATTTGTCAGGAATCTCTAGGAAAGATGGTTTAGTTGTGTCCAAGGCCATCCAGAAGTCATTCGTGGAGGTCAACGAGGAGGGCACTGAAGCAGCTGATGCCATGAGACTTGTTGCAGTACCTCTGTGTTGCCCAGTTTCTTATGAATTCAGAGCTGACCATCCATTCATCTTCTTCATCAGACACAACCCAACCAACACCATTCTCTTCTTTGGGAGATATTCCTCCCCTTAA